GGGAGGCCTGCGAGGCCATCGAGGACGGCTCGAGCCTGCTCGTCGCGGCGCCGACGGGCGCGGGCAAGACCGTCGTCGCCGAGTTCGCCATCCACCTCACGATGGAGGCCCCCACCGGCCGCGTCTTCTACACGACGCCCATGAAGGCCCTCTCGAACCAGAAGCACCGCGAGCTCACCGAGGTCTACGGCAGCGCATCCGTCGGTCTCCTCACCGGCGACACCTCCATCAACGGCGATGCCCGCATCGTCGTGATGACCACCGAGGTGCTGCGCAACATGCTCTACGAGGGCCGTGACCTCTCACAGCTCGAGTACGTGGTGATGGATGAGGTGCACTACCTCGCAGACCGGTTCCGCGGGGCGGTGTGGGAGGAGGTCATCATCCACCTGCCGCGGCACGTGCGGATGGTCTCGCTCTCTGCCACGGTCTCGAACGCCGAGGAGTTCGGCGCCTGGCTCGATGCGGTGCGCGGCGACACGCGCGTGATCGTCTCGGAGCACCGCCCGGTGCCGCTCGACGCGCACGTGCACATCAAGGGCCGGCTGGTCGAGCTCTTCGACTCGAAGGCGGGGGAGGCCACGCACCGCCCCAGCAAGGAGCTGCAGGAGCTCGCGCGCGGCACCGACATCGAGGCATCCGCCGCCCGCGGTCACCGCGATCGGGGCGGCCACAACCGTCACCGCTCCCGCAGCGCCCCCAACAAGGGCCGCTCGCGCGACTTCCAGCCCTGGCGCTCCGGCGGCCCCTCGCGGGTCGACCGCGTCGAGCTCATCGCGCAGCTCGACCAGCGCGAGATGCTGCCGGCGATCGACTTCATCTTCTCGAGGGCCGGATGCGACGCGGCGGTGCGGCAGGTCGTCGACGGCGGGGTGCGGCTCACCACGCCGGAGGACCGTGCCGAGATCCGCTCGATCGTCGACGAGCGCACGCGGCTGCTCGACGACGCCGACCTCGGGGTGCTGGGCTACTTCGACTGGATCGACGCCCTTGAGCGCGGCGTCGCCGCCCACCACGCCGGGCTGCTGCCGGTCTTCAAGGAGGTCGTCGAGGAGCTCTTCCGCGCCCGGCTGCTGAAGGTCGTCTTCGCCACCGAGACGCTCGCGCTCGGCATCAACATGCCCGCGCGCACCGTCGTGCTCGAGCAGCTCGAGAAGTTCAACGGCGAGGCGCGGGTGCGCATCACGCCGGGGGAGTACACGCAGCTCACCGGCCGCGCGGGCCGTCGCGGCATCGACACCGAGGGCCACGCGGTCGTCATCTGGAACGGCAAGCTGCAGCCGGTGGAGGTCGCCTCGCTCGCCTCCCGGCGCACCTACCCGCTGCACTCGAGCTTCAAGCCGACCTACAACATGGCGGTGAACCTCATCGACCGGCTGGGCGTGCCCGGCACCCGCGAGGTGCTCGAGACCTCGTTCGCACAGTTCCAGGCCGATCGCTCGGTCGTGCAGCTCGCTCGCCGCGTCGTCGACCAGCGCGAGAGCCTCGCGGCCTACCAGGAGTCGATGTCGTGCCATCTGGGCGACTTCACGCAGTACGCGCAGCTGCGTCGCGAGCTGAGCGACCTGGAGCGCGACGCGCAGCGGCAGCAGCTCAGCCACAGTGAGCACGACCGCATCCAGAAGCAGCTGAAGTCCCTGCGCGGCCGGATGAAGCAGCACCCCTGCCACGCCTGCCCCGAGCGCGACTCGCACGCCCGCTGGGGCGAGCGCTACTGGCGCCTGCACCGCGACGTCGAGAAGGCCGAGCGGCAGATCTCACGCCGCACGGGCGAGATCGCGGAGCGCTTCGATCGCATCACCGAGATCCTGCGCAGGCTCGACTACGTCGAGGATGCCGAGGGCGGCGCGCGCATCTCGCCTGCCGGTGAGGTGCTGCGCCGCATCTACGGCGAGCGCGACCTGCTGGTCGCGGAGAGCATCCGCCAGGGGCTGTGGAACGGGCTCGACGCGCCGGCGCTCGCCGCGCTTGCGTGCGCGCTCGTGTTCGAGGGCAGGCGCGACGACGGCATGCTGCCCGAGCGGATGCTGCCGAAGGGCGCGTTCCTGGATGCCCTGGCAGCGACGCAGACGCTGTGGGCTCAGCTCGACGACCTCGAGCAGGAGCACCGCCTGCCCGGCTCCGAGCCGCTGCAGACCGGCCTCACGCTCGCGATGCACCGCTGGGCGCGCGGCTACCCGCTCGACGGCGTGCTGCGCGACACCGACCTGGCGGCTGGCGACTTCGTGCGCTGGACGAAGCAGACGATCGACGTGCTCGAGCAGATCGAGCACGTGGCGCCCAAGCGACTCTCCCGCACGGCTCGCGACGCGGTGGAGCGCATCCGTCGCGGTGTCGTGGAAGCATCGGGGTCCGCGCAGTGAGCGTCCGCAGCAACCCGCTCAGCGGAGCGGGCGTCCGGCCGCGTGCGACGCGCACGCGGGCGGGGCAGCCGCTGCCCACCGCCTTCGCGTGGGCGGCCGCGATCGCG
The window above is part of the Agrococcus sp. ARC_14 genome. Proteins encoded here:
- a CDS encoding DEAD/DEAH box helicase is translated as MSIATEAFAAAQPFGLDPFQREACEAIEDGSSLLVAAPTGAGKTVVAEFAIHLTMEAPTGRVFYTTPMKALSNQKHRELTEVYGSASVGLLTGDTSINGDARIVVMTTEVLRNMLYEGRDLSQLEYVVMDEVHYLADRFRGAVWEEVIIHLPRHVRMVSLSATVSNAEEFGAWLDAVRGDTRVIVSEHRPVPLDAHVHIKGRLVELFDSKAGEATHRPSKELQELARGTDIEASAARGHRDRGGHNRHRSRSAPNKGRSRDFQPWRSGGPSRVDRVELIAQLDQREMLPAIDFIFSRAGCDAAVRQVVDGGVRLTTPEDRAEIRSIVDERTRLLDDADLGVLGYFDWIDALERGVAAHHAGLLPVFKEVVEELFRARLLKVVFATETLALGINMPARTVVLEQLEKFNGEARVRITPGEYTQLTGRAGRRGIDTEGHAVVIWNGKLQPVEVASLASRRTYPLHSSFKPTYNMAVNLIDRLGVPGTREVLETSFAQFQADRSVVQLARRVVDQRESLAAYQESMSCHLGDFTQYAQLRRELSDLERDAQRQQLSHSEHDRIQKQLKSLRGRMKQHPCHACPERDSHARWGERYWRLHRDVEKAERQISRRTGEIAERFDRITEILRRLDYVEDAEGGARISPAGEVLRRIYGERDLLVAESIRQGLWNGLDAPALAALACALVFEGRRDDGMLPERMLPKGAFLDALAATQTLWAQLDDLEQEHRLPGSEPLQTGLTLAMHRWARGYPLDGVLRDTDLAAGDFVRWTKQTIDVLEQIEHVAPKRLSRTARDAVERIRRGVVEASGSAQ